One genomic segment of Stigmatopora argus isolate UIUO_Sarg chromosome 1, RoL_Sarg_1.0, whole genome shotgun sequence includes these proteins:
- the LOC144084579 gene encoding FERM and PDZ domain-containing protein 4-like isoform X2, giving the protein MDMFGFSKMQNSSSHKSKTSGWPPPGSWGGLQGPPYSWDSMNCNREGQKYLTNQVSQNSSLEEVHLDGLPPVPRLVEMRRDPVLGFGFVAGSEKPVVVRSVTPGGPSEGKLLPGDEIIMINDEPVSSAPRERVIDLVRSCKESIQLTVVQPYPSPKSAFISAAKKAMLKSNPVKVRFAEEVIINGQVPNPVKDNSLLFMPNVLKVYLEIGHTKSFRFDCSTSIKDVILTLQEKLSIKCIEHFSLMLEEKMEGSANRLLLLHEQEMLAQVTRRPGCEKMKCFFRISFMPRDPVELLRRDAVAFEYLYVQSCNDVVLERFGSELKYDAVLRLAALQMYILTLTTKQSQKVSLKYIQKEWGLSLFLPPAVLTSTKEKNIKKALTHILKTNQNLVPPGKKLTVLQAKVHYLRYLSELKLYGGREFQAILLQVEKQIEVTLLVGPRYGISHVINARTNLVALLADFSHVNRIEILTEDQDNVRLELHVLDVRPITLIMESSDAMNLACLTAGYYRLLVDSRRSIFNMVHCGNAAGDDDDDDSQDRVLEWPYSTSFGDSEELSRSRPGLYGDSQYLEDERRRENSFHPNFRPAQNPDGDFRSPSPLPPPLPPATRHKPQDSPRSAKVSFIFGGDPPPNKPGSLAFQRLRESDEVAEHGPPRYLHNANFEAQDRMSFHLGGLTHIYSNINDEGSEEPLLRDLFYRDATDEAEDEDEASCEEDSAGGTPSVDGRGGEGVATAAGKASFLMLSGPTDDIIDLTSLPPPEGDDTVDDDESDSLLESLNLAIAAPPPGFRDSSDEDAAPEGRLLSPDRNDDIPVSLIDAIPTPEEAAGEEKRRLENTVVNTLQALEALAVNERRPPPPRPPSGRNNPGVYTSHGFSPESSSDSGNETNSSEMTELSELAACHRLSESHMRLLVATREGYQPLLEEKTEFPVSPGTEATTQKKSRTPQHLRPPAVPPRRSPHLDSVPSLRPDCPSLRSETPNLSSTLQRPNSTTPGGKHHKKSADSSGKYNTFSTREGYQSGSVRREGHQHVPFCDRGGSYRRHNLFLEDHQDQDVNNHPDDRPRIPRPPPIKPDGLTDMGTLDCAIDNRTVEQDEHLVVASLLSPGKSDRSGASEQASEIQNDHQSISRQQSVARLCEYHLAKRISNLQGEAHSSLQGSLCSSLDVGGSANSSVCATPTDSPLGSGATESKHHHLQRHAISSSSSSLLRVVNYEEFKPGQNPQAKDIHPHADPVLLRKMLPNIHNPSSGPELVRPSSATPSKHKETMTGKKPFYKNPNQKEGSEAYRQLINYLTVSQMHQGGKLHSAGMGGGVKKDTRRYITSNPQLVEMVKNRGNTLPRCQCIPSAASSAFVRPNFANPNGSHLTNKDPKTYHAATLPAKLKRNPETYASNNRLDVRQAHGERRSSFSGLQSNLERNAPGSDHFLPPFKRDGVCELTAGRPPPRSRSQPSCGVDDWCRTDPRERRTPIPPPSGSRLGGQRADLDGFSLGRGPSAFRQTNPVGGVSSPSPPQPPALPPPVPIPGQPCAPPGNSVRTPESFLPNQNHVRAVNPSPSMLDPLDNFPQRGRELKRSSSNVTNGSGSAELLFEKANRRPPSPSAPQPGETKVQRRPARKRLSKSYSQGSVSSHTTCWSSGVDCRRASVAFPVQKDKQPKGSQKLDTSPWRCNGPFSYCFFKRKSEGEDDDNEWDAPRRSRAGTHLDNERAALLAIFPCGSALDAAGEQLYGEVLDNMSFSDRLSRVNTLKDRMYSSPSGFADVRRDAGELIALVRSSIGRCDRGVQIPGMQEVSQSKQLLSVESKELGRACRRMAQAYGSPEEMLLAVTYSFQVLCCLCEACMCLVKGLSASASHQQREVVAKVDEVVMNYICLLKAAEVATVAAPGEHSVKALVRHSSTMSAIANALTRSLKTLLSK; this is encoded by the exons TCACAAAAGCAAGACATCTGGATGGCCGCCCCCAGGTTCCTGGGGGGGACTTCAGGGGCCTCCATACAGCTGGGACAGCATGAATTGCAACAGGGAGGGCCAGAAGTACCTTACCAA CCAAGTGTCCCAGAACAGCTCCTTGGAGGAGGTTCACCTGGATGGACTCCCACCTGTGCCTCGTTTGGTGGAGATGCGGCGGGACCCCGTCCTGGGTTTTGGCTTTGTGGCAGGCAGCGAGAAGCCGGTGGTGGTCCGCTCGGTCACGCCAG GTGGTCCATCAGAGGGGAAACTCTTACCAGGCGATGAGATCATCATGATCAATGACGAACCTGTCAGTTCGGCACCAAGAGAACGAGTTATCGACCTTGTCAG GAGCTGCAAAGAATCCATCCAACTGACTGTTGTCCAACCGTATCCC TCGCCCAAATCAGCGTTCATCAGTGCGGCCAAAAAAGCTATGCTCAAGTCCAATCCGGTCAAAGTTCGCTTTGCCGAAGAGGTCATCATAAACGGCCAGGTTCCG AATCCTGTGAAGGACAACTCTCTTTTGTTCATGCCAAATGTCCTGAAGGTCTACTTAGAGATTGGACACACCAAGTCTTTCCGCTTTGACTGCAGTACCTCCATTAAG GACGTGATCCTCACCCTGCAAGAGAAACTGTCCATCAAATGTATTGAGCATTTCTCCCTGATGTTGGAGGAGAAGATGGAAGGTTCTGCCAACCGACTGCTTTTACTGCACGAACAAGAAATGCTTGCTCAG GTGACCCGCAGGCCTGGTTGTGAGAAGATGAAATGTTTCTTTCGAATCAGCTTCATGCCCCGTGACCCCGTGGAGCTGCTGCGAAGGGATGCCGTGGCATTCGAATACCTCTATGTGCAG AGTTGCAATGACGTAGTCCTGGAGCGTTTTGGCTCCGAACTGAAGTACGACGCCGTGCTGAGACTGGCTGCGCTGCAAATGTACATCCTCACTTTGACAACCAAGCAAAGCCAGAAGGTCTCGCTAAAATATATTCA AAAGGAGTGGGGCTTGTCGCTGTTCCTGCCTCCCGCTGTGTTGACCAGCACCAAggagaaaaacatcaaaaaagCGCTGACGCACATTCTCAAAACCAACCAGAACCTCGTGCCTCCTGGAAAAAAA CTAACAGTGTTACAGGCCAAGGTGCATTACTTAAGGTACCTCAGTGAGCTCAAACTTTACGGGGGGCGAGAATTTCAAGCAATTCTTTTG CAAGTCGAGAAACAAATCGAGGTGACATTGTTAGTCGGTCCTCGTTACGGTATCAGTCACGTGATTAACGCGCGGACCAACCTCGTGGCCCTCTTGGCCGACTTCAGCCACGTGAACCGAATCGAAATCCTGACGGAGGATCAAGACAACGTGCGGCTGGAGCTTCACGTCCTGGACGTCCGG CCCATCACCCTCATCATGGAGTCCAGCGACGCCATGAATCTGGCCTGTCTCACGGCGGGCTACTATCGCCTCCTGGTGGACTCACGGAGATCTATCTTCAACATGGTCCACTGCGGCAACGCTGCCGgagatgacgacgacgacgaca GTCAGGATCGCGTCCTGGAGTGGCCGTACAGCACGTCCTTTGGCGACAGCGAGGAGCTGTCGCGGAGCCGGCCGGGGCTCTACGGGGACTCTCAATACTTGGAAGACGAGAGACGCCGAGAAAACAGCTTCCATCCCAACTTCCGTCCGGCCCAAAATCCCGACGGAGACTTTCGGAGTCCGAGTCCGCTCCCGCCGCCCCTTCCCCCCGCCACCAGACACAAACCTCAGGACTCACCTCGTAGCGCCAAAGTGTCATTTATTTTCGGAGGGGACCCGCCGCCCAACAAACCCGGGAGTTTAGCCTTCCAAAGACTCCGGGAAAGCGACGAGGTAGCCGAGCACGGACCGCCGCGGTACTTGCACAACGCCAACTTTGAGGCACAGGACAGGATGTCGTTTCACTTAGGTGGTCTGACGCACATCTACAGCAACATAAACGACGAAGGGAGCGAGGAGCCCCTGTTAAGAGACCTGTTTTATCGCGACGCCACGGACGAGGCGGAAGATGAGGACGAGGCCTCTTGCGAGGAAGACTCCGCCGGGGGGACGCCGTCGGTCGACGGCCGGGGGGGCGAAGGAGTCGCCACGGCGGCGGGAAAAGCTTCCTTTCTGATGCTTTCCGGACCCACCGACGACATCATCGACCTCACCTCGCTGCCCCCGCCCGAGGGCGACGACACGGTCGACGACGACGAGAGCGACTCGCTCCTGGAGTCGCTCAACCTGGCGATCGCCGCGCCGCCGCCGGGCTTCCGCGACAGTTCGGACGAGGACGCGGCGCCCGAAGGGCGGCTCCTGAGCCCGGATCGGAACGACGATATTCCGGTGTCGTTGATCGATGCCATCCCGAcgccggaggaggcggcgggcGAGGAAAAGAGGCGGCTCGAGAACACGGTGGTGAACACGCTGCAGGCACTCGAAGCGCTGGCTGTCAACGAACGGCGGCCTCCGCCACCTCGTCCGCCATCGGGCAGGAACAATCCAG GTGTTTACACATCTCACGGCTTCAGCCCGGAATCTTCTTCCGACTCGGGAAATGAGACAAACTCGTCAGAAATGACAGAACTCTCGGAGCTGGCCGCTTGCCATCGACTGAGCGAGAGCCACATGCGCCTCCTGGTGGCCACGAGGGAGGGCTACCAACCCTTACTGGAGGAGAAAACAGAATTCCCCGTTTCACCCGGCACCGAGGCCACCACGCAAAAGAAATCCCGTACGCCGCAGCACCTCAGACCACCCGCCGTCCCTCCGAGACGCAGTCCCCATTTGGACTCGGTGCCGTCGTTACGGCCGGACTGTCCGAGTTTGAGATCCGAGACCCCCAACCTGTCCTCTACGCTTCAGCGGCCCAACTCCACCACGCCGGGCGGGAAACATCACAAGAAGTCCGCGGACTCGAGCGGGAAGTATAACACCTTCAGCACGAGGGAAGGCTACCAAAGCGGAAGCGTCCGCCGCGAGGGTCATCAACACGTACCGTTCTGCGATCGAGGGGGGAGCTACCGAAGACACAATTTGTTCCTAGAGGACCACCAGGATCAGGACGTGAACAATCACCCCGACGACCGTCCCAGAATCCCCCGTCCGCCTCCCATCAAACCGGATGGCCTCACGGACATGGGGACTCTCGATTGCGCTATCGACAACAGAACGGTGGAGCAGGACGAACATCTGGTGGTGGCCTCGTTGTTGTCTCCGGGTAAAAGCGACCGATCGGGGGCTTCGGAACAAGCGTCGGAAATCCAGAACGACCACCAGTCCATTTCCAGACAGCAGAGTGTGGCACGTTTGTGCGAGTACCACCTGGCTAAAAGGATTTCCAACTTGCAAGGGGAAGCGCACAGTTCTCTGCAAGGCTCCCTGTGCTCGTCGCTGGACGTGGGCGGTAGCGCCAATAGCAGCGTCTGCGCCACCCCAACCGACTCGCCGCTGGGCTCGGGAGCGACCGAGTCCAAGCACCACCACCTGCAAAGGCACGCCATCTCCAGTTCCTCCTCGTCTTTACTCCGGGTGGTCAATTACGAGGAATTCAAACCCGGCCAGAACCCGCAAGCCAAGGATATTCACCCTCACGCCGACCCGGTCCTCCTTCGAAAAATGCTTCCCAACATTCACAATCCCTCTTCTGGCCCCGAACTGGTCCGTCCTTCTTCGGCCACGCCGTCTAAACACAAAGAAACAATGACGGGCAAAAAGCCCTTTTACAAAAACCCCAATCAAAAGGAAGGCAGCGAAGCGTACCGACAATTAATCAACTATTTAACCGTGAGCCAGATGCACCAAGGAGGAAAGTTACACAGCGCCGGAATGGGCGGCGGCGTGAAAAAAGACACTCGCCGCTACATCACCAGCAACCCTCAACTCGTTGAAATGGTCAAAAACCGAGGAAACACGCTCCCTAGATGCCAATGCATCCCATCCGCCGCCTCGTCCGCCTTCGTCCGCCCGAACTTCGCCAACCCGAACGGCTCGCATTTGACGAACAAAGACCCAAAGACGTACCACGCCGCCACGCTGCCGGCCAAACTGAAAAGAAACCCCGAAACGTACGCGTCGAATAACAGGTTAGACGTGAGGCAAGCGCACGGGGAAAGAAGAAGCTCCTTCTCTGGACTGCAGAGCAACCTCGAGAGGAACGCCCCGGGCTCGGATCACTTCCTGCCGCCGTTCAAGAGAGACGGCGTCTGCGAGCTGACGGCCGGCAGGCCTCCGCCGCGCTCCAGAAGCCAACCCAGTTGCGGCGTAGACGATTGGTGCAGGACCGACCCGAGAGAACGGCGCACCCCTATCCCCCCACCTTCCGGCTCCCGTCTCGGTGGTCAGCGAGCGGACTTGGACGGCTTCTCTCTCGGGCGGGGTCCGTCAGCCTTCAGGCAGACGAACCCCGTGGGCGGGGTCTCTTCCCCGTCCCCGCCGCAACCGCCGGCTCTCCCTCCTCCCGTACCGATTCCGGGGCAACCCTGCGCCCCTCCCGGCAACTCCGTACGCACGCCGGAGTCGTTCCTGCCGAATCAGAACCATGTCCGCGCCGTCAACCCTAGCCCGTCGATGTTAGACCCTTTGGATAATTTTCCGCAGAGGGGCCGCGAACTCAAACGCAGCTCGAGCAACGTCACCAACGGCTCCGGTAGCGCCGAGCTTCTTTTCGAGAAGGCCAACCGACGCCCCCCGTCGCCATCCGCGCCCCAGCCAGGCGAGACCAAAGTCCAAAGGAGGCCGGCCAGGAAGAGGCTTTCCAAGAGTTACTCCCAAGGTTCCGTCTCGTCGCACACCACCTGCTGGTCTTCGGGCGTGGACTGCCGAAGGGCTTCCGTCGCATTTCCTGTGcagaaagacaaacaaccaaaggGCTCTCAAAAACTGGACACCAGTCCCTGGAGGTGCAACGGACCTTTCAGCTACTGTTTCTTCAAACGCAAAAGCGAGGGAGAAGACGACGACAACGAGTGGGACGCACCGAGACGGAGCCGGGCCGGGACTCACCTGGACAACGAGCGCGCCGCCCTGCTGGCCATATTCCCCTGCGGCTCGGCGTTGGACGCGGCCGGCGAGCAGCTGTACGGCGAGGTCCTTGACAACATGAGTTTCAGTGACCGCCTCTCCCGAGTCAACACCCTGAAAGACCGCATGTACAGCTCCCCTTCCGGCTTCGCCGACGTCCGCCGCGACGCCGGCGAGCTCATCGCGTTGGTGAGGTCCAGCATCGGCCGCTGCGACCGCGGCGTCCAAATTCCCGGAATGCAGGAAGTGTCTCAGTCCAAGCAGCTCCTCTCGGTGGAGTCCAAAGAGTTAGGCCGGGCTTGCCGGCGCATGGCGCAAGCGTACGGCAGTCCCGAAGAGATGTTGCTAGCCGTTACGTACAGTTTTCAGGTGCTGTGTTGTCTCTGCGAAGCGTGCATGTGTCTGGTGAAGGGGCTCAGCGCCTCGGCCTCGCACCAACAGAGAGAGGTGGTGGCCAAGGTGGACGAAGTCGTTATGAACTATATCTGTTTACTCAAAGCCGCCGAGGTCGCCACGGTGGCTGCGCCGGGAGAACACAGCGTCAAGGCCCTGGTAAGACATTCTAGCACCATGTCGGCCATTGCGAACGCGCTCACGCGTTCTCTTAAAACGCTGCTtagcaagtga